A part of Numenius arquata chromosome 2, bNumArq3.hap1.1, whole genome shotgun sequence genomic DNA contains:
- the SGK1 gene encoding serine/threonine-protein kinase Sgk1 isoform X6: MSSPWRAFMKQRRMGLNDFIQKIATNSYACKHPEVQSILKISQPQEPELMNANPSPPPSPSQQINLGPSSNPHAKPSDFHFLKVIGKGSFGKVLLARHKAEEQFYAVKVLQKKAILKKKEEKHIMSERNVLLKNVKHPFLVGLHFSFQTADKLYFVLDYINGGELFYHLQRERCFLEPRARFYAAEIASALGYLHSLNIVYRDLKPENILLDSQGHIVLTDFGLCKENIEHNGTTSTFCGTPEYLAPEVLHKQPYDRTVDWWCLGAVLYEMLYGLPPFYSRNTAEMYDNILNKPLQLKPNITNSARHLLEGLLQKDRTKRLGAKEDFMEIKNHIFFSPINWDDLINKKITPPFNPNVSGPSDLRHFDPEFTDEPVPNSIGQSPDSILITASVKEAAEAFLGFSYAPPVDSFL; encoded by the exons AGCTTTCATGAAGCAGAGAAGAATGGGACTAAACGACTTCATTCAGAAGATAGCCACCAACTCCTACGCGTGCAAGCA CCCAGAAGTTCAGTCTATCCTGAAAATCTCCCAGCCCCAAGAGCCTGAACTTATGAATGCTAATCCTTCTCCTCCG CCCAGTCCTTCCCAGCAGATCAATCTTGGTCCGTCATCCAACCCACACGCCAAACCATCAGACTTTCATTTCTTAAAAGTGATTGGAAAAGGCAGCTTTGGGAAG GTTCTCCTTGCACGGCATAAGGCAGAAGAGCAGTTCTATGCTGTTAAAGTCCTGCAGAAGAAAGCAATCCTGAAGAAGAAGGAG GAGAAGCACATCATGTCAGAGCGCAATGTCCTGCTGAAAAATGTGAAACACCCCTTCCTGGTCGGGCTTCACTTCTCCTTCCAAACTGCAGACAAATTGTATTTTGTCCTAGACTACATCAATGGTGGAgag TTGTTCTACCATCTCCAGAGGGAGCGTTGCTTCCTGGAGCCGAGAGCCCGATTTTACGCTGCTGAAATTGCCAGTGCCCTGGGCTACCTGCACTCCCTCAACATTGTTTATCG CGACTTGAAGCCGGAGAATATCCTGCTCGATTCTCAGGGGCACATTGTCTTGACCGACTTTGGACTCTGCAAAGAAAACATCGAGCACAATGGCACGACCTCCACCTTCTGCGGGACACCAGAG TATCTTGCTCCTGAAGTTCTTCATAAGCAGCCCTATGACCGGACTGTGGACTGGTGGTGCCTTGGAGCAGTCCTGTATGAGATGCTTTATGGCCTG CCGCCCTTCTACAGCAGGAACACGGCGGAAATGTACGACAACATCTTGAACAAACCTTTGCAGCTGAAGCCAAATATCACCAACTCGGCTAGACATCTCCTGGAAGGCCTCCTGCAGAAGGACAGGACAAAGAGGCTTGGTGCCAAGGAGGACTTC ATGGAGATTAAGAATCACATCTTCTTCTCCCCAATTAACTGGGATGATCTCATTAATAAGAAGATTACACCCCCTTTTAACCCAAATGTG AGCGGCCCCAGTGACCTGCGGCACTTTGATCCGGAGTTTACAGATGAGCCAGTCCCCAACTCCATCGGCCAGTCCCCAGACAGCATCCTCATCACCGCCAGCGTCAAAGAAGCCGCTGAGGCTTTTTTGGGCTTCTCGTATGCTCCGCCCGTGGACTCTTTCCTGTGA
- the SGK1 gene encoding serine/threonine-protein kinase Sgk1 isoform X4, with amino-acid sequence MTVKAAEGSGPTLTYSKMRGMVAILIAFMKQRRMGLNDFIQKIATNSYACKHPEVQSILKISQPQEPELMNANPSPPPSPSQQINLGPSSNPHAKPSDFHFLKVIGKGSFGKVLLARHKAEEQFYAVKVLQKKAILKKKELFYHLQRERCFLEPRARFYAAEIASALGYLHSLNIVYRDLKPENILLDSQGHIVLTDFGLCKENIEHNGTTSTFCGTPEYLAPEVLHKQPYDRTVDWWCLGAVLYEMLYGLPPFYSRNTAEMYDNILNKPLQLKPNITNSARHLLEGLLQKDRTKRLGAKEDFMEIKNHIFFSPINWDDLINKKITPPFNPNVSGPSDLRHFDPEFTDEPVPNSIGQSPDSILITASVKEAAEAFLGFSYAPPVDSFL; translated from the exons ATGACCGTGAAAGCAGCCGAGGGTTCTGGTCCTACTTTGACTTACTCCAAGATGAGGGGGATGGTGGCCATCCTCATCG CTTTCATGAAGCAGAGAAGAATGGGACTAAACGACTTCATTCAGAAGATAGCCACCAACTCCTACGCGTGCAAGCA CCCAGAAGTTCAGTCTATCCTGAAAATCTCCCAGCCCCAAGAGCCTGAACTTATGAATGCTAATCCTTCTCCTCCG CCCAGTCCTTCCCAGCAGATCAATCTTGGTCCGTCATCCAACCCACACGCCAAACCATCAGACTTTCATTTCTTAAAAGTGATTGGAAAAGGCAGCTTTGGGAAG GTTCTCCTTGCACGGCATAAGGCAGAAGAGCAGTTCTATGCTGTTAAAGTCCTGCAGAAGAAAGCAATCCTGAAGAAGAAGGAG TTGTTCTACCATCTCCAGAGGGAGCGTTGCTTCCTGGAGCCGAGAGCCCGATTTTACGCTGCTGAAATTGCCAGTGCCCTGGGCTACCTGCACTCCCTCAACATTGTTTATCG CGACTTGAAGCCGGAGAATATCCTGCTCGATTCTCAGGGGCACATTGTCTTGACCGACTTTGGACTCTGCAAAGAAAACATCGAGCACAATGGCACGACCTCCACCTTCTGCGGGACACCAGAG TATCTTGCTCCTGAAGTTCTTCATAAGCAGCCCTATGACCGGACTGTGGACTGGTGGTGCCTTGGAGCAGTCCTGTATGAGATGCTTTATGGCCTG CCGCCCTTCTACAGCAGGAACACGGCGGAAATGTACGACAACATCTTGAACAAACCTTTGCAGCTGAAGCCAAATATCACCAACTCGGCTAGACATCTCCTGGAAGGCCTCCTGCAGAAGGACAGGACAAAGAGGCTTGGTGCCAAGGAGGACTTC ATGGAGATTAAGAATCACATCTTCTTCTCCCCAATTAACTGGGATGATCTCATTAATAAGAAGATTACACCCCCTTTTAACCCAAATGTG AGCGGCCCCAGTGACCTGCGGCACTTTGATCCGGAGTTTACAGATGAGCCAGTCCCCAACTCCATCGGCCAGTCCCCAGACAGCATCCTCATCACCGCCAGCGTCAAAGAAGCCGCTGAGGCTTTTTTGGGCTTCTCGTATGCTCCGCCCGTGGACTCTTTCCTGTGA
- the SGK1 gene encoding serine/threonine-protein kinase Sgk1 isoform X5, producing MNANPSPPPSPSQQINLGPSSNPHAKPSDFHFLKVIGKGSFGKVLLARHKAEEQFYAVKVLQKKAILKKKEEKHIMSERNVLLKNVKHPFLVGLHFSFQTADKLYFVLDYINGGELFYHLQRERCFLEPRARFYAAEIASALGYLHSLNIVYRDLKPENILLDSQGHIVLTDFGLCKENIEHNGTTSTFCGTPEYLAPEVLHKQPYDRTVDWWCLGAVLYEMLYGLPPFYSRNTAEMYDNILNKPLQLKPNITNSARHLLEGLLQKDRTKRLGAKEDFMEIKNHIFFSPINWDDLINKKITPPFNPNVSGPSDLRHFDPEFTDEPVPNSIGQSPDSILITASVKEAAEAFLGFSYAPPVDSFL from the exons ATGAATGCTAATCCTTCTCCTCCG CCCAGTCCTTCCCAGCAGATCAATCTTGGTCCGTCATCCAACCCACACGCCAAACCATCAGACTTTCATTTCTTAAAAGTGATTGGAAAAGGCAGCTTTGGGAAG GTTCTCCTTGCACGGCATAAGGCAGAAGAGCAGTTCTATGCTGTTAAAGTCCTGCAGAAGAAAGCAATCCTGAAGAAGAAGGAG GAGAAGCACATCATGTCAGAGCGCAATGTCCTGCTGAAAAATGTGAAACACCCCTTCCTGGTCGGGCTTCACTTCTCCTTCCAAACTGCAGACAAATTGTATTTTGTCCTAGACTACATCAATGGTGGAgag TTGTTCTACCATCTCCAGAGGGAGCGTTGCTTCCTGGAGCCGAGAGCCCGATTTTACGCTGCTGAAATTGCCAGTGCCCTGGGCTACCTGCACTCCCTCAACATTGTTTATCG CGACTTGAAGCCGGAGAATATCCTGCTCGATTCTCAGGGGCACATTGTCTTGACCGACTTTGGACTCTGCAAAGAAAACATCGAGCACAATGGCACGACCTCCACCTTCTGCGGGACACCAGAG TATCTTGCTCCTGAAGTTCTTCATAAGCAGCCCTATGACCGGACTGTGGACTGGTGGTGCCTTGGAGCAGTCCTGTATGAGATGCTTTATGGCCTG CCGCCCTTCTACAGCAGGAACACGGCGGAAATGTACGACAACATCTTGAACAAACCTTTGCAGCTGAAGCCAAATATCACCAACTCGGCTAGACATCTCCTGGAAGGCCTCCTGCAGAAGGACAGGACAAAGAGGCTTGGTGCCAAGGAGGACTTC ATGGAGATTAAGAATCACATCTTCTTCTCCCCAATTAACTGGGATGATCTCATTAATAAGAAGATTACACCCCCTTTTAACCCAAATGTG AGCGGCCCCAGTGACCTGCGGCACTTTGATCCGGAGTTTACAGATGAGCCAGTCCCCAACTCCATCGGCCAGTCCCCAGACAGCATCCTCATCACCGCCAGCGTCAAAGAAGCCGCTGAGGCTTTTTTGGGCTTCTCGTATGCTCCGCCCGTGGACTCTTTCCTGTGA
- the SGK1 gene encoding serine/threonine-protein kinase Sgk1 isoform X3 encodes MTVKAAEGSGPTLTYSKMRGMVAILIAFMKQRRMGLNDFIQKIATNSYACKHPEVQSILKISQPQEPELMNANPSPPPSPSQQINLGPSSNPHAKPSDFHFLKVIGKGSFGKVLLARHKAEEQFYAVKVLQKKAILKKKEEKHIMSERNVLLKNVKHPFLVGLHFSFQTADKLYFVLDYINGGELFYHLQRERCFLEPRARFYAAEIASALGYLHSLNIVYRDLKPENILLDSQGHIVLTDFGLCKENIEHNGTTSTFCGTPEYLAPEVLHKQPYDRTVDWWCLGAVLYEMLYGLPPFYSRNTAEMYDNILNKPLQLKPNITNSARHLLEGLLQKDRTKRLGAKEDFMEIKNHIFFSPINWDDLINKKITPPFNPNVSGPSDLRHFDPEFTDEPVPNSIGQSPDSILITASVKEAAEAFLGFSYAPPVDSFL; translated from the exons ATGACCGTGAAAGCAGCCGAGGGTTCTGGTCCTACTTTGACTTACTCCAAGATGAGGGGGATGGTGGCCATCCTCATCG CTTTCATGAAGCAGAGAAGAATGGGACTAAACGACTTCATTCAGAAGATAGCCACCAACTCCTACGCGTGCAAGCA CCCAGAAGTTCAGTCTATCCTGAAAATCTCCCAGCCCCAAGAGCCTGAACTTATGAATGCTAATCCTTCTCCTCCG CCCAGTCCTTCCCAGCAGATCAATCTTGGTCCGTCATCCAACCCACACGCCAAACCATCAGACTTTCATTTCTTAAAAGTGATTGGAAAAGGCAGCTTTGGGAAG GTTCTCCTTGCACGGCATAAGGCAGAAGAGCAGTTCTATGCTGTTAAAGTCCTGCAGAAGAAAGCAATCCTGAAGAAGAAGGAG GAGAAGCACATCATGTCAGAGCGCAATGTCCTGCTGAAAAATGTGAAACACCCCTTCCTGGTCGGGCTTCACTTCTCCTTCCAAACTGCAGACAAATTGTATTTTGTCCTAGACTACATCAATGGTGGAgag TTGTTCTACCATCTCCAGAGGGAGCGTTGCTTCCTGGAGCCGAGAGCCCGATTTTACGCTGCTGAAATTGCCAGTGCCCTGGGCTACCTGCACTCCCTCAACATTGTTTATCG CGACTTGAAGCCGGAGAATATCCTGCTCGATTCTCAGGGGCACATTGTCTTGACCGACTTTGGACTCTGCAAAGAAAACATCGAGCACAATGGCACGACCTCCACCTTCTGCGGGACACCAGAG TATCTTGCTCCTGAAGTTCTTCATAAGCAGCCCTATGACCGGACTGTGGACTGGTGGTGCCTTGGAGCAGTCCTGTATGAGATGCTTTATGGCCTG CCGCCCTTCTACAGCAGGAACACGGCGGAAATGTACGACAACATCTTGAACAAACCTTTGCAGCTGAAGCCAAATATCACCAACTCGGCTAGACATCTCCTGGAAGGCCTCCTGCAGAAGGACAGGACAAAGAGGCTTGGTGCCAAGGAGGACTTC ATGGAGATTAAGAATCACATCTTCTTCTCCCCAATTAACTGGGATGATCTCATTAATAAGAAGATTACACCCCCTTTTAACCCAAATGTG AGCGGCCCCAGTGACCTGCGGCACTTTGATCCGGAGTTTACAGATGAGCCAGTCCCCAACTCCATCGGCCAGTCCCCAGACAGCATCCTCATCACCGCCAGCGTCAAAGAAGCCGCTGAGGCTTTTTTGGGCTTCTCGTATGCTCCGCCCGTGGACTCTTTCCTGTGA